A genomic segment from Rahnella aceris encodes:
- a CDS encoding VOC family protein, which yields MTEAQHSQPLRPQLDHVVINVAEQLDQAGQQFRRLGFHLTPRGHHSLGSSNHLAIFGENYLELLGYEPGNAHTRKDLWQAPLGLTGLVWKTQNSSAVYEHLQQQDIAGSAPAEFFRPVGLNDGTSPNARFRTVPLAASRVPNGRSFFCHHLTPELVWRNEWQHHPNGVADITGFVISAANPQEAAKVYGELFGVSALEFKPQEVVLRAGRATVRFITPEQAAAEFGIVPEGENGSARMVGLEFATRSLEAVRNSLRVGEILFRDDVNRVSVRAADGLGVALGFSEE from the coding sequence ATGACTGAAGCACAACATTCGCAGCCCCTTCGCCCGCAGCTTGATCACGTGGTGATCAACGTCGCCGAACAACTGGATCAGGCCGGGCAGCAGTTCCGCCGTTTGGGGTTTCATCTCACGCCGCGTGGCCATCACTCGCTGGGATCCAGTAATCATCTGGCGATTTTCGGCGAAAACTATCTTGAACTGCTCGGCTATGAGCCGGGCAACGCTCACACCCGCAAAGACCTGTGGCAGGCACCGCTTGGCCTGACCGGTCTGGTGTGGAAAACGCAGAATTCATCGGCGGTATACGAACATCTGCAACAGCAAGATATTGCCGGTTCCGCACCGGCGGAGTTCTTCCGCCCCGTCGGGCTCAACGACGGCACTTCACCGAATGCGCGATTCCGCACCGTACCGCTGGCCGCCAGCCGCGTACCGAATGGCCGCAGTTTCTTTTGTCATCATCTGACGCCGGAACTGGTGTGGCGCAACGAATGGCAACACCACCCGAACGGTGTTGCCGATATCACCGGTTTCGTGATTTCTGCGGCAAATCCGCAGGAAGCCGCTAAGGTGTATGGCGAATTGTTTGGTGTCAGTGCGCTGGAGTTCAAACCGCAGGAAGTCGTGCTGCGCGCAGGCCGCGCCACCGTCCGGTTTATCACACCGGAGCAAGCCGCCGCTGAATTCGGCATTGTGCCGGAAGGCGAGAACGGCAGCGCCCGCATGGTCGGACTGGAATTCGCCACGCGGTCGCTGGAGGCAGTACGGAATAGTTTGCGGGTCGGGGAAATACTTTTCAGGGATGACGTTAACCGTGTGTCTGTCCGGGCAGCGGACGGGCTTGGGGTGGCGCTTGGATTCAGCGAGGAATGA
- a CDS encoding alkylhydroperoxidase domain protein — translation MTTFSTDLLEKLADIAPDSALKQARDTRDATTRHAQGSYDALFTEQDGVDFSLAERLRLAQNVARWHGDSQLTNHYSERLQDLPDIDETARLDAALTHGERLSFKPASATPAHLQALKKAGWSVDAIVTLSQLIAFVSFQSRVLRSYRLIGGKPVENGSNKPVGAAFWRTEPNTHSGRDAPQAFTQEELGWEPWIPAKKLEEFDEAQQAILAKFGHTDSDYFRLLGRNLPVLEQRTLTDKGIFYTAGGLPRKERELAATVASKINGCIYCASVHSRKASQLSKQTEDVQRLIDTPPGGILSKEQSPRWQAEIDFAAALSATPPVATEQHIAALREQGLSELEIVDLAQSAAFFAWANRLMLTLGEPFND, via the coding sequence ATGACTACCTTTTCGACCGACCTGCTGGAAAAACTGGCCGATATTGCCCCGGATTCCGCATTGAAACAGGCTCGTGATACCCGCGACGCCACCACCCGTCACGCACAGGGCAGCTATGACGCGCTGTTTACCGAACAGGATGGCGTGGATTTCTCACTGGCTGAGCGCCTGAGGCTGGCGCAAAACGTCGCGCGCTGGCACGGCGATTCGCAACTGACTAACCACTATTCCGAGCGTTTGCAGGATTTGCCGGATATCGACGAAACCGCGCGCCTCGACGCGGCACTGACCCACGGCGAACGCCTGAGCTTCAAACCTGCCAGCGCGACTCCGGCGCATTTGCAGGCACTGAAAAAAGCCGGCTGGTCGGTGGATGCCATTGTGACGCTGTCGCAACTGATCGCCTTCGTCAGTTTCCAGAGCCGCGTGCTGCGCAGCTACCGTCTGATCGGTGGCAAGCCGGTGGAGAACGGCAGCAATAAGCCGGTCGGTGCCGCGTTCTGGCGCACCGAACCCAATACCCACAGCGGCCGCGATGCACCGCAGGCCTTTACCCAGGAAGAACTGGGCTGGGAGCCGTGGATCCCGGCGAAAAAACTGGAAGAATTTGATGAAGCCCAGCAGGCTATTCTGGCGAAATTCGGCCATACCGATTCTGACTATTTCCGCCTGTTAGGTCGTAATTTACCGGTACTCGAACAGCGCACGCTGACCGACAAAGGAATTTTCTACACCGCAGGCGGGTTGCCGCGCAAAGAGCGCGAACTGGCGGCGACGGTTGCCAGCAAAATTAACGGCTGTATTTACTGCGCCTCGGTGCATTCACGCAAAGCCAGCCAGCTTTCCAAACAGACGGAAGATGTCCAGCGTCTGATCGACACCCCGCCGGGCGGCATTCTCAGCAAAGAGCAATCCCCGCGCTGGCAGGCCGAAATTGATTTCGCCGCCGCGCTTTCCGCCACACCACCGGTCGCCACGGAGCAGCACATTGCGGCGCTGCGCGAGCAGGGTTTAAGTGAGCTGGAGATTGTCGATCTGGCGCAGTCTGCGGCGTTCTTCGCCTGGGCAAACCGTCTGATGTTAACGCTGGGAGAACCGTTTAATGACTGA
- a CDS encoding GNAT family N-acetyltransferase, whose product MQNSNEVVISEVQGGVLSQIDLDALAETLMQSVALGASIGFILPFGFVQAQAFWQKLLPAFERGEKRLLVARMAGKIIGTVQLVVDQPANGAHRGDVVKLMVHPDGRRKGIARKLMTAVEALAREEGKTLLVLDTVTGSPAQTLYENQGFTLSGTIPHYAMSTGGMLESTSVMYKVLV is encoded by the coding sequence ATGCAAAACAGCAATGAAGTGGTGATCAGTGAAGTGCAGGGCGGCGTATTGTCGCAAATCGATCTGGATGCGCTGGCCGAAACCCTGATGCAGTCCGTGGCGTTGGGTGCCAGCATCGGTTTTATTTTGCCTTTCGGTTTTGTGCAGGCGCAGGCGTTCTGGCAAAAGCTGTTACCGGCTTTTGAGCGTGGCGAAAAACGCCTGCTGGTGGCGCGCATGGCAGGCAAAATCATCGGCACGGTGCAACTGGTGGTCGATCAGCCCGCCAACGGTGCGCACCGCGGTGACGTGGTTAAACTGATGGTTCACCCCGATGGCCGCCGCAAGGGTATCGCGCGTAAACTGATGACGGCGGTTGAAGCGCTGGCGCGGGAAGAGGGCAAAACCTTGCTGGTGCTGGATACCGTCACCGGCAGTCCGGCACAGACATTGTATGAAAATCAGGGTTTCACCCTGAGCGGGACGATTCCGCATTATGCGATGTCGACGGGGGGAATGCTGGAGTCGACGAGTGTGATGTATAAGGTGCTGGTGTGA
- a CDS encoding SDR family NAD(P)-dependent oxidoreductase produces MGRVLITGASSGIGKQLALDYASGGWEVIACGRDGAKLTAVAATSPLIIPLCFDITDLQATREALQGRQADLVILCAGTCEYLDNGVVDAEKVMRVMNTNFSGPVNCLDALLPGLAPGSRIALVGSVAWLLPFSRSEAYGASKAALAFFARSLAVDLAKRQIHISLIQPGFVETPLTSRNDFPMPMMVSVAQASKHIRKKLARGASEIAFPPLFARLLKVLSLLPVSLQQWLCRKMVK; encoded by the coding sequence ATGGGGCGCGTACTGATTACCGGTGCCAGTTCTGGCATTGGCAAACAACTGGCACTGGATTATGCCAGCGGAGGCTGGGAGGTCATTGCCTGCGGGCGAGATGGCGCAAAGCTGACGGCCGTCGCCGCCACCAGCCCGCTGATCATCCCGCTGTGTTTTGATATCACCGATTTACAGGCTACCCGTGAAGCATTGCAGGGCAGGCAGGCCGATTTAGTGATTCTTTGCGCGGGCACCTGCGAATATCTCGACAACGGCGTCGTCGATGCCGAAAAAGTCATGCGGGTGATGAACACCAATTTTTCCGGCCCGGTCAATTGCCTCGACGCCCTGCTCCCCGGCTTAGCGCCCGGCAGCCGGATAGCGCTGGTGGGTTCCGTCGCCTGGCTGCTGCCGTTTTCACGCAGTGAAGCCTATGGGGCATCCAAAGCCGCGCTGGCCTTTTTTGCCCGCTCTCTGGCGGTTGATCTGGCGAAACGTCAGATTCACATTTCGCTGATTCAGCCGGGTTTTGTCGAAACACCACTGACATCGCGCAATGACTTCCCGATGCCGATGATGGTGAGCGTCGCCCAGGCGTCGAAGCACATTCGTAAAAAACTGGCGCGCGGTGCGAGTGAAATCGCCTTCCCTCCGCTTTTTGCCCGTTTACTCAAGGTGCTCTCCTTGCTGCCCGTCAGTTTGCAACAATGGTTATGCCGGAAAATGGTGAAATAA
- a CDS encoding MerR family transcriptional regulator, translating into MSLYSIGEVARICGINPVTLRAWQRRYGLLKPQRTEGGHRLFNDDDLDTIRTILGWINRGIPVGQVKSLLEGKVDVLPGGWSQSEHQLLTALQDGRPQKVRQLMLEFGREYPAVTFVNNVLRPLRERLSSGDSRLLMLRSQLDGLIIEHAVMCMNAARKRPGPAATLIGWGNTDSTELWLEAIVRCEEGLQVEILPVPLSEPYLENLSGSQILLWSEGKLTQVQRQRLQNWMAQGLSIILLGSSAILLGAEETDAKEDELSASPDDHDHRASLRIEPVRREGKNDA; encoded by the coding sequence ATGTCTCTGTACAGCATCGGTGAAGTCGCCCGAATTTGTGGTATCAACCCGGTCACGTTGCGTGCCTGGCAGCGGCGTTATGGCCTGCTGAAGCCACAGCGCACAGAGGGTGGCCATCGTCTGTTTAATGATGATGATCTCGACACCATCCGCACCATTCTGGGCTGGATCAATCGCGGTATTCCGGTTGGTCAGGTGAAATCTTTGCTGGAAGGTAAAGTGGACGTGCTACCCGGTGGCTGGTCGCAGTCAGAACATCAGCTGCTGACCGCCTTACAGGATGGCCGCCCGCAAAAAGTTCGTCAGTTGATGCTGGAGTTCGGTCGTGAATACCCGGCGGTAACATTTGTGAATAACGTGCTTCGCCCCCTGCGTGAGCGCCTGAGTTCCGGCGATTCACGACTGCTGATGCTGCGCAGCCAGCTTGACGGTCTGATCATTGAACACGCGGTGATGTGCATGAACGCCGCCCGTAAGCGTCCCGGACCGGCTGCCACGCTGATCGGCTGGGGGAACACAGACAGCACCGAGTTGTGGCTTGAGGCCATTGTGCGGTGCGAAGAAGGTTTGCAGGTCGAAATATTGCCGGTTCCTCTCAGCGAGCCGTATCTGGAAAACCTGAGCGGCTCGCAAATTCTGTTGTGGTCCGAAGGCAAGCTGACGCAGGTTCAGCGCCAGCGGCTGCAGAACTGGATGGCGCAGGGTTTGTCGATCATCCTGCTGGGCAGCTCAGCTATCCTGCTCGGTGCAGAAGAAACAGACGCTAAGGAAGATGAGCTCAGCGCCTCCCCCGATGACCATGATCATCGCGCCAGCCTTCGTATTGAGCCTGTTCGTCGGGAAGGAAAAAATGATGCTTAA
- a CDS encoding sugar ABC transporter ATP-binding protein, which yields MRNISISFAGFPALRQVDFTLEGGSVHALVGANGAGKSTLMAVLSGTHDHYTGQITIDGEAVNIRLPHHAREHGIHLVQQEVDVALVPTLNVAENIMLDRLSEPGHLHNWPQLYRQAQLLTEQLGLNISLRARIESCTLAEKQLILLARALSHKCRFLILDEPTAPLDQAESARLFALVRKLKAAGMAIVFISHRIHELRDICDRMTVLRDGRLVSDDSMDGLSNEHIIEKMIGHQLDDIYPPRRPPHSGETLLSIHGMHDKDKLRDISLRLHRGEILGIAGLAGAGKTELCKALFGATPSQVESGELNGKPWKPKEPHLSVEQGLALVPEERRKEGIFIDENIPMNLSVTADDTFSRWSIFNARQSLSWAKDIISRLGIRASGPMQKLARLSGGNQQKVAIGKWLRSESQVLIFDEPTKGVDIKAKTDVFRLIDGLAQQGKGIIYASGEFAELVGLCDRILVLWDGRIVAELNAADVDEETLLVYSTGGIPA from the coding sequence ATGCGTAATATCTCGATTTCATTTGCCGGTTTTCCTGCCCTGCGCCAGGTGGATTTCACGCTGGAAGGCGGATCCGTCCATGCATTAGTCGGCGCAAACGGCGCGGGGAAATCGACGCTGATGGCGGTGCTTTCCGGCACGCATGACCATTACACCGGGCAGATCACTATCGACGGCGAAGCGGTAAATATCCGCCTGCCACATCATGCCCGCGAGCACGGTATTCATCTGGTGCAGCAGGAAGTGGACGTCGCGCTGGTGCCGACGCTGAACGTTGCCGAAAACATCATGCTCGACCGCCTTTCCGAACCGGGCCATCTGCATAACTGGCCGCAACTTTATCGTCAGGCGCAACTGCTGACTGAGCAACTCGGGCTGAACATCAGCCTGCGGGCGCGGATCGAAAGCTGCACGCTGGCCGAGAAACAACTGATTTTGCTGGCGCGGGCGTTATCGCATAAATGCCGTTTTCTGATCCTTGATGAACCGACCGCCCCGCTGGATCAGGCGGAAAGTGCACGCCTGTTCGCGCTGGTCCGCAAGCTGAAAGCCGCCGGAATGGCGATCGTATTTATCTCGCATCGCATTCATGAACTGCGCGATATCTGCGACCGTATGACGGTGCTGCGTGACGGGCGTCTGGTCAGCGATGACAGCATGGACGGTCTGAGCAATGAACACATCATCGAGAAAATGATCGGCCATCAGCTCGACGATATTTATCCGCCGCGCCGTCCGCCGCACAGCGGTGAAACGCTGCTAAGCATTCACGGGATGCACGATAAAGACAAACTGCGCGATATCTCGCTGCGACTGCATCGTGGCGAAATTCTCGGCATCGCCGGGCTGGCGGGAGCCGGAAAAACGGAACTGTGCAAAGCGTTGTTTGGCGCAACGCCGAGTCAGGTAGAAAGCGGTGAGCTGAATGGCAAACCGTGGAAGCCGAAAGAGCCGCACCTTTCTGTCGAACAGGGGCTGGCGTTAGTACCGGAAGAACGGCGCAAGGAAGGGATTTTCATTGACGAAAATATCCCGATGAACCTGAGTGTGACCGCTGATGACACCTTTTCGCGCTGGAGTATTTTCAACGCGCGCCAGTCGCTGTCATGGGCAAAAGACATTATCAGCCGCTTAGGCATTCGCGCTTCCGGGCCGATGCAGAAGCTGGCCCGGCTTTCCGGCGGCAACCAGCAAAAGGTCGCCATCGGGAAATGGCTGCGCAGTGAGAGTCAGGTGTTGATCTTCGACGAACCGACCAAAGGCGTGGACATCAAGGCCAAAACGGACGTGTTCAGGCTGATCGACGGCCTGGCGCAACAGGGAAAAGGCATTATTTATGCTTCCGGTGAGTTCGCCGAACTGGTCGGTTTATGCGACCGCATTCTGGTGTTATGGGACGGCCGTATCGTCGCCGAACTGAACGCCGCAGACGTCGACGAAGAAACCTTATTAGTCTATTCAACCGGAGGAATACCCGCGTGA
- a CDS encoding putative FMN-dependent luciferase-like monooxygenase produces the protein MSSKRLGFFTRLLDNTSAQERYRLATEQIIHAEQLGFDSAWVAQHHFHEAEGGLPAPLVFLAQVAAHTRFIRLGTGVITLPMENALRVAEDTAVLDLLSGGRLEVGLGSGGTPSSFPPFGLESHERGTAFGNNLQTLLTAWRGEPLAGTDNRLYPAAPQLANRVWQATFSVDGGARAGKSGDGLMLSRTQPRPADAPDLRLDELQNPIIDAYLDALPEGVPPRIMGSRTAFVTENGDEARELAQKGLRRQAENHRASGQTVQGDTLDDYIRAFDVHLGTPAQVTATLQADTALARVTDLAFQVHSIDPPHPYILRSIELIARHVAPALGWVRRTPQRSVSTSSADSSFSREAL, from the coding sequence ATGAGCAGTAAACGTCTTGGATTTTTCACCCGCCTGCTGGACAACACCAGTGCGCAGGAACGTTACCGGCTGGCGACCGAGCAAATCATTCATGCCGAACAGTTAGGTTTTGATTCCGCGTGGGTCGCGCAGCACCATTTTCATGAAGCCGAGGGCGGCCTGCCTGCGCCACTGGTTTTTCTTGCACAGGTGGCGGCGCATACCCGCTTTATCCGTCTCGGCACCGGCGTAATCACGCTGCCGATGGAAAACGCATTGCGCGTTGCCGAAGACACCGCCGTGCTGGATTTACTCTCCGGCGGACGGCTTGAGGTTGGTTTAGGCTCCGGCGGCACACCGTCATCCTTCCCGCCGTTCGGGCTGGAAAGTCACGAACGCGGTACGGCATTTGGCAATAATCTGCAAACCCTGCTCACCGCCTGGCGTGGCGAACCGCTGGCGGGCACCGATAACCGCTTATATCCGGCGGCGCCGCAACTGGCGAACCGCGTCTGGCAGGCGACTTTCTCGGTGGACGGCGGCGCACGTGCCGGTAAATCCGGCGACGGACTGATGCTCTCGCGCACCCAGCCACGTCCGGCGGACGCGCCGGATTTGCGTCTCGATGAGCTGCAAAACCCGATTATCGATGCCTATCTGGATGCACTGCCGGAAGGCGTACCGCCGCGCATCATGGGTTCGCGTACCGCATTCGTCACCGAAAATGGCGATGAAGCGCGTGAGCTGGCGCAAAAAGGCTTACGCCGTCAGGCCGAAAATCACCGCGCCAGCGGACAGACTGTGCAAGGCGACACGCTGGATGATTATATCCGCGCCTTCGACGTGCATCTCGGCACGCCAGCGCAGGTGACCGCAACGTTGCAGGCCGATACCGCGCTGGCCCGCGTCACCGATCTGGCGTTTCAGGTGCATTCCATCGATCCGCCGCATCCGTATATTTTACGCTCCATCGAACTGATTGCCCGTCACGTTGCGCCCGCGCTCGGCTGGGTTCGCCGCACGCCGCAACGCAGTGTTTCCACCTCTTCTGCCGATTCCTCATTCTCAAGGGAAGCCCTATGA
- a CDS encoding helix-turn-helix domain-containing protein has protein sequence MGEGQDNHDLRLAERLAELRVSQGWSLEQLAQMTGISRATLSRVERAETSPTASLLGKLSAAYGLTTSRLLMALEDNPPELIRASQQPVWHDRETGFERRSVSAPAPGFRAELISGVLKAGASITYDAPPVEGLEQHIWMLEGVLEFVLDGRSYRLEPGDCLRFHLHGRTSFYVPGPADARYAIVISRP, from the coding sequence ATGGGAGAAGGGCAGGACAATCACGATCTCCGTCTGGCGGAACGGCTGGCTGAATTACGCGTCAGCCAGGGCTGGTCACTTGAACAACTGGCGCAGATGACCGGCATAAGCCGCGCGACACTTTCACGCGTGGAGCGGGCAGAGACCAGCCCGACGGCCTCGTTGCTGGGCAAACTGAGTGCGGCTTACGGGCTGACCACTTCCCGTTTGCTGATGGCGCTGGAAGATAACCCCCCGGAGCTTATCCGCGCATCGCAACAACCGGTGTGGCATGACCGGGAAACCGGCTTCGAGCGTCGTTCCGTTTCCGCACCGGCACCGGGTTTTCGTGCTGAGTTGATTTCAGGTGTGCTGAAAGCTGGCGCCAGCATTACTTACGACGCACCGCCGGTAGAGGGACTCGAACAGCATATCTGGATGCTTGAAGGTGTACTGGAATTTGTGCTCGATGGCCGCAGTTACCGGCTGGAACCGGGCGACTGCCTGCGTTTTCATCTTCACGGCAGGACTTCTTTCTATGTGCCCGGCCCGGCAGATGCCCGCTACGCCATCGTCATTTCACGTCCTTAA
- a CDS encoding nuclear transport factor 2 family protein, translating into MMLKHASEHATPADVLTRLCEFYRHLDISRLPQLSLIYHPNVVFIDPVSHYDGVDALEHYFAQLLEKTNYCRFEIQPPLIQGDEVSLFWRMEFSHPALKKGQAMFLDGTSHLRLNENLIIYQRDYYDLGAMLYEHIPVLGGVVRAVKARLK; encoded by the coding sequence ATGATGCTTAAACATGCTTCTGAACACGCAACCCCGGCCGACGTTCTGACACGGCTGTGCGAATTTTACCGTCACCTTGATATCAGCCGCCTGCCGCAGCTTTCCCTTATTTATCATCCGAATGTGGTGTTTATCGATCCGGTTTCACATTACGACGGCGTGGATGCGCTGGAACACTATTTTGCGCAGTTGCTTGAGAAAACGAATTACTGCCGCTTTGAGATCCAGCCTCCACTTATTCAGGGTGACGAAGTGTCGCTGTTCTGGCGGATGGAATTCTCACACCCGGCGTTGAAAAAAGGTCAGGCAATGTTTCTTGATGGCACAAGCCATCTGCGCCTGAATGAAAACCTTATTATCTATCAGCGCGATTATTACGATCTCGGTGCCATGTTGTACGAGCACATTCCGGTGCTCGGCGGTGTCGTGCGCGCCGTCAAAGCCAGGTTGAAATAA
- a CDS encoding dipeptide ABC transporter ATP-binding protein yields MNAQATFTHDAPPVLELENVSIAYDGKPVVYNVSFSINAGEVLALVGESGSGKTTTAQAIIGLLAENGHIEQGEIRLNGSDISQWSQRRLDALRGARISLIPQDPTSSLDPVKTIGSQVAEILDIHQRLPRVQRDARVVELLSRVGLSHPEQRAKQYPHELSGGMKQRVLIAIAIALQPALIIADEPTSALDVTVQKRILDLIDELRRESGTAVLLVTHDLAIAAERADRLLVFRHGKVQEQGITREVLDAPKSDYTRQLFADAPALSGRHRAQLRAAEDPVLVVENITHDFTLGGKHQAAFRAVDHVSFSIPRGTTHSLVGESGSGKTTLARILLGFQKPDSGRVLIDGEDITRLKGEALRQLRKKIQLVYQNPFASLDPSQTLFRVIEEPLLNFEKIPAAVRRERVLDIARRVALPEELLSRKPRELSGGQRQRVAIARALILEPKVLILDEATSALDVTVQAQILTLLQQLQDSLGLTYLFISHDLATVRQISHSVSVLNRGQQVDSGKVEDVFALPSSDYTRQLIDAIPGRHRAA; encoded by the coding sequence ATGAACGCACAGGCCACTTTTACGCATGACGCTCCGCCGGTTCTCGAACTGGAAAACGTATCGATTGCCTACGACGGCAAACCGGTGGTGTATAACGTATCGTTTTCCATTAACGCCGGGGAGGTGCTGGCGCTGGTCGGCGAATCCGGCTCAGGGAAAACCACCACCGCACAGGCGATTATTGGCCTGCTGGCAGAGAACGGCCATATCGAACAGGGCGAAATCCGTCTGAACGGTTCCGACATCAGCCAGTGGTCGCAGCGCCGTCTTGATGCCCTGCGCGGTGCGCGCATCAGCCTCATTCCGCAGGATCCGACCAGTTCGCTGGATCCGGTGAAAACCATCGGTTCGCAGGTGGCGGAAATTCTCGATATCCATCAGCGCCTGCCGCGTGTGCAGCGCGACGCCCGCGTGGTGGAACTGCTGTCACGCGTCGGTCTTTCGCATCCTGAGCAACGGGCGAAACAGTATCCGCACGAGCTTTCCGGCGGCATGAAACAGCGCGTTTTAATCGCCATTGCCATTGCGCTGCAACCGGCGCTGATCATCGCCGATGAGCCGACCAGCGCGCTGGACGTCACAGTGCAAAAACGCATTCTGGATTTGATCGACGAACTGCGCCGCGAATCCGGCACCGCCGTGTTGCTGGTGACGCATGACCTGGCGATTGCTGCCGAACGCGCTGACCGGTTGCTGGTGTTCCGTCACGGCAAAGTGCAGGAACAGGGCATCACACGCGAGGTGCTGGATGCACCGAAAAGTGATTACACCCGCCAGCTTTTCGCCGATGCCCCGGCCCTTTCCGGCCGTCACCGTGCACAACTTCGCGCAGCGGAAGATCCGGTGCTGGTGGTCGAAAACATCACCCATGATTTCACGCTGGGTGGCAAACATCAGGCGGCGTTCCGCGCGGTGGATCACGTGTCATTCAGCATTCCGCGCGGCACCACCCATTCGCTGGTCGGCGAATCCGGCTCCGGCAAAACCACGCTGGCGCGCATTCTGCTCGGTTTTCAGAAACCGGACAGCGGACGCGTACTGATCGACGGTGAAGACATCACACGGCTAAAAGGTGAAGCCTTGCGGCAGTTACGCAAGAAAATCCAACTGGTATATCAGAACCCGTTCGCCTCGCTGGATCCGTCGCAAACGCTGTTTCGCGTGATCGAAGAACCGCTGCTGAATTTCGAAAAAATCCCGGCTGCCGTGCGCCGTGAACGGGTGCTGGATATCGCCCGCCGCGTGGCGCTGCCGGAAGAATTACTCAGCCGTAAACCTCGCGAACTGTCCGGCGGTCAGCGCCAGCGTGTGGCGATTGCGCGCGCGCTGATTTTAGAGCCGAAAGTGCTGATCCTTGATGAAGCCACGTCGGCGCTCGACGTCACCGTGCAGGCGCAAATCCTGACGTTACTTCAGCAGTTACAGGACTCACTCGGCCTGACCTATTTGTTTATTTCGCACGATCTGGCCACCGTCCGGCAAATCTCACACAGCGTCTCGGTGTTAAACCGCGGGCAGCAGGTGGATTCCGGCAAGGTGGAAGACGTTTTCGCCCTGCCTTCCAGCGATTACACCCGCCAGCTAATCGATGCTATTCCCGGTCGCCACCGCGCCGCATAA
- a CDS encoding ABC transporter permease yields the protein MSKENVPDARQPWRHQLFEFLYKWGMLLTVVLLIAAFGLASDNFLEPSNIINILRSIAIVTVIAIGVSISLAVGGFDLSVGSTASLANALVISMFVWHGFGTTEAILITLALCTLVGLFNAFLIVILKIPDMLATLASLFVIQGAAMTYSYGGSITENMLLPSGDMAEGTVPAVFSLLGQVPVIVIVMAVVTIAVQLFMSLTKHGRRMYAIGGNPLAARLAGIRTARYRVIAYVMSSVLAGAGGILLASRIGSSQVNAGGGYLMDAVAAAYIGFSLAGSGKPNALGTLLGAVILGVLSNGLVMLSVPYYAMDIIKGLVLAVALALTYIQKR from the coding sequence GTGAGTAAAGAAAACGTGCCCGATGCCCGCCAGCCGTGGCGTCATCAGCTGTTCGAATTTTTATATAAATGGGGCATGTTGCTGACCGTGGTGTTGCTGATCGCCGCTTTTGGTCTGGCGTCAGATAACTTCCTCGAACCGTCGAACATCATCAATATCTTGCGTTCGATTGCCATCGTGACGGTGATTGCCATCGGCGTGTCGATTTCCCTGGCGGTCGGCGGCTTCGATTTATCGGTCGGCTCCACGGCATCGCTTGCCAATGCGCTGGTGATTTCGATGTTCGTCTGGCACGGTTTCGGCACGACCGAAGCGATACTTATCACGCTGGCGTTGTGCACGCTGGTCGGCCTGTTCAACGCCTTTCTGATCGTCATCCTGAAAATTCCTGACATGCTGGCAACGCTCGCCAGTCTGTTTGTGATTCAGGGCGCAGCGATGACTTACAGCTACGGCGGTTCCATCACTGAAAACATGTTATTGCCGAGCGGCGACATGGCCGAAGGCACGGTCCCTGCGGTGTTCAGCCTGCTCGGTCAGGTGCCGGTGATTGTGATCGTGATGGCCGTCGTGACCATTGCGGTGCAACTGTTTATGTCGCTGACCAAGCATGGCCGCCGCATGTACGCCATCGGCGGAAATCCGCTGGCCGCACGTCTGGCGGGGATCCGCACCGCGCGCTACCGCGTGATTGCGTATGTGATGTCATCTGTTCTGGCCGGTGCAGGCGGGATTTTGCTGGCTTCACGCATCGGGTCTTCACAGGTGAATGCCGGTGGCGGCTATCTGATGGATGCCGTTGCCGCCGCTTATATCGGTTTCTCGCTGGCAGGTTCCGGTAAACCGAATGCGCTCGGCACACTGCTTGGCGCGGTGATTTTAGGCGTGCTGTCGAACGGGCTGGTGATGTTGTCGGTGCCGTATTATGCGATGGATATCATCAAAGGGTTAGTGCTGGCAGTGGCGTTAGCGCTGACGTATATCCAGAAGAGATAG